TAAAATGAATATTGACTACATAATTGACTTCAGGataatagatacgattgcGTAACAATATCGTATTATTGTATGCCGACACCTTTGACAGCATATCTTCCTTTACATTATTTGTGAACCTTATCCACTTATTTTATTAGAGTATAGAATTGACTTAAGGATCGGTTTAAGTATACTGTGTGTTCATCATTGGTTTTCATGTCTGTAAACCAAACCTCTAGCTCCTACTATACAAGAGAGGATGATGTAATCATTTTGACTAAAAAGAAGTAATGAGAATaagtttgttccttttgctttcttaacaaacttttcttgatttcgtaTTTTTATTACGAAAATATATAACTTCTTATTAAActagatataaatatatatttagcatAACTCGCTATTTTAATGcacatatttataaaatatataacttctTATTGAACtagatataaatgtatatttgGCATAACTCGCTATTTTAATGcacatatttataaaatatatatttgaaataatagAAAgctatattaatttttaacatGTTAAATTTCTAGATAAAACattatatctatttataacaggttaaacaaaaaaataatacacataaattgtaaatatatatatttacgtaCGTCGTTAAGTAGTTAAGTTTGAGCTAACGGTTGTAACCGatctaaaatgaaaaaatgggTGACGATTTTCACCTAAACTTTTCGGATTCTTGCTGAATCTTAACTAGAGTTTGGTAACTATATGGCCGGATGTCATTGTCGAAGCCATCTAATATTGCGAGATTTTGGCAGATTTTCAATGGATCTCAACCAAAATCATAGTAACTGTGGTGTCTAGTTCcacatgaacaaaaaatatcatgcATTTCCCCTAACACGTAGAAGTAGAAGAGGTAACGATAAAAGTTTTGCCcagataaaaagataaaagagagagaagaagaaataaatgtgggatttttatttaaaaaagaattaaatacGAGATTGATCAGATTGGTGGAACAAAGCTGTATAAATTTGTTAGTTGTTAACTAGAGAGATAATTTTTTACGAAATAGCGTAAAGCTGTACAGAATTTGATGTTACTTTTTTGATTGGTAACTATCAAAGCGGTATGCCCtatattaaaattgtattaaaattGTATGAAGTTATCATTCAAATTCCTAGTTTAACTTTTGGTCTATGGGAATTAGATCCCTAAGTTTTACATCAACATATCATTTGATCATGGCAGTGTACACAATAGATTTTTCATATACTTTTGATCAATtgtcaaaaaatttaataataaaatttaaaaataaatgaaaaatggtTGACACACTTGGACCATTACAAAAATGAGGAGCTCAAGAATCCCAAGTGGTTTTCACTTTAttctttacaaatttgtaCCGCCATAGGACAACttatgtttaattataaatattagcagatcaatttttttttagttgaatcGTGTTGGGACAAACATgtaatatgattttgagaCAAACTGTTTTGAATTAATGACACAATTTCATGGTAAGTAACATGCCTTATTATATAatctatgaaaaatatttggattaTATTCACCTCCTTTATTTTATCCAATTAGAATCTGACAcctaataataagaaaaagaacttaatttaattataaatttaatttgccACTAAAACGAAATTATTTATCTGTTTGGGTTTATTAGAAAAGGTgagagtttagattttatgattaaacaatataaatattagtttgaatttatatttaaattttacaattaaacgaggttaaatgtttgggtttagaaagTACGATtatgatttagattttatgattaaataaggttaaatattagtttgggtttataaatagatttaaattttacaattaaacgagggtttagtttttttacgATTAAATGAGTTTAAATGACGGTTTGagtttacaaagaaaaattaaagtttagaTATTGGAATTAAACGAGTTCTATATCGGGTTGGATTTACAAAAAAGTGGATTTTaatgattgaattttttttttaatcagatAACATGACAAATTCAAATTGGTTATTAAAGAGGGAGTAAATGAATTAGGTTCACCTAAAGGTGAACCCAAAAATTATTCATAATCTATTagatgattttatatttttcttttctttctctccctccattttgtttgaaattatGGATTTGATTGCTAACTTGTATAATAGTAAAATTGGTGAATTGACGATTTTTAAATGCAATTCAACAAGtattttatcaataaaaattatataatgttAAACAGGTAAAAAACGCATAACTACGAGTCCCTCTGCCGTAGCTATTAAAGCAAATTAGTATGTATGTAATAGCTATTGAAGTAATTAAGTAAACACTACGAGTCCGACGTTGTGATACAAACAATCCCATAACTAAAATGTACTTAGGTCTAAGCCAGTAAGTTCATGTATATAACTTAGAAAGTGGTCAATTTGAGCAATTctcctcttttccttttgtacTCTAAGAatcaatttgattttggtgataCAAAATTAAGTATTTCATTTTCAGTTGTATATtgacagaaataaaaaataaatcaattttatattattttatcttaacAAGCTCACTTCAGGGCCGGTATTGGGCTGAGTAAGGAGTCCAATGAAATATGTGCTTCGACCCTTAgattatttattgtttacaAATAGACCcctttattttgtaaaatagtaATAAGCTCTCTTTTTTCCCTGTCGAcgatttctctctctctcattagGCTCGAACCCTCTTTCACTCTTTGTGTCTGTTACCAAACTCTACCCCTCTCTCTTATCCGCTCTATTCAGAGAATCTTTTCTTCAATGGACTTTCTCTGAACACTCAAATCGAACAGAGagtttaataaataaatggcgatgtctcatctctttctttcttcttcgcctCAATCTTCACTGGCTCTGCGACTTCACTCGACGACCCAGGTAaccatatctctctctcttctcttctacaaaatcttcaaaataacTCTACCACCCAGCAAAAAGGTTGTAACTTTTCATTATTTCTTCAATGGGTCTTTGGATTAATGTCAAAAATTTCCACCTTTAGGTATATTGGATCAATTTCAATCAGATAGAATAGTGAATTTAGAGGTTCACAACTCTTATTGGATCCATTAACCATGTAAATTACGAATCTTTCCTTAGGCTTATAGCAAattactgtttttttgtttaatatgaTGAACTTGTGTGTGGTATGAGTTGTTGATTTctctaagttttgtttttgcagttCACGTTGAGCTACTCTAAGAACAATAAAGATTGTTCCTTTCAGAGTGCAAATGAAGCTAAAGTATCAAAGAGATCGTTGCTCTGTCGTGCAATTCATATGGAATCTGGACATTCAGGGGAACAACCAAAGAAGCTTAATTTCGATAATCTGTTGAGGAGAACCAAACATGTTTGGGATAATTCTCCACAGCCGGTTAAGGAATTTCCTTGGAATAGAGCATTCGGAAACTTCATACAGCTCGTTCTTGATCTCGCTATATCAGTCGTTAAGTTCTTGTTCGTTCCTATATTGGCGGTTTCTTCCATTAGTGAGATGTCTTATTGTGCTCATGAGAGGAAACTTGCTTTAGTCCCATTTCCATTAGTCATCGGTATGGTTGTCGCTGGCGTTCTACAAGAAACCGCTTTGAAGATCTCGCCTCGTCTTAAGGTAGTAGAAAAGGGAACTCCCTTATCTTATAGATTGTTAtgatagttttaaaattagttcTTAAGAAGACTTTGTTCTTGCAGGAAGCGGAAGTACCGTGGCATTTGATAGCTATGATGATGTTCTTCACTCTGATTAAGCTTCCTGGACCATATTACCCGTATTGGGGGCGTTTATTAGTTCCACATTTTGCAAATGGAGTATTACTTAGAGCACTTTGGTCCATGTTCTTTTGGTATAAGAAGACTAGAAACACATCAGGAAATCCTCTGCAGAATCACAGTTTGGAAACAGAATGAGCATCTTCATCAAAAGGTACACTAAATATGGTTAGATAGTTATGTCAAAATCCCATGATGAGTACATAAACAATTAGACAATGTTGTTTAGATATGACTTTAGTTGCTCGATTTATGCATCTCAGcagttgtttcttttgtagGCTGGTGTTTTAAAGTGCCAAGTGGTCACTTTGATTAGTTTCGGGGATTATCTGGAACCTCGTGGAGTAGTGTTCGAGCATAGATaggagctttcttcttcttcttttctctcttcaatCTCAGAGAAGTTGAGGTTAATGAGTTAACAACATCTTTTAGGCCAtagaattgttttgttttgtgttctcTTCTTTGGAAAATTGTCTCAGTTCTTGTGAAAACCGCTATTCTTTGGATATGTATTTGTAtcttgagtttttgtttttggtcagacaaaattttatttggtaaaCTAAGTAAGAAACCAACCCATGATTGTACAATTTTTGACTGTGTAGACGTTAGGCATCGAGTGATTGGTTACGGTTTATGTAGTGTGTGTAACTGAATCcataattttaaacattttaagcaaaaaacaaatttcaattgTATGCAACTTTAGAACGCTCTCCATAATGAAAACTTGTAAAACAGCGCGGTTAGAAAACACTTGGTTGGTATGATTTTTGGGTCAATCCACAATAGCATATTTGGACTATTAAGAGACAGAAAGTTGTAAACTTGTATAGAACTGCTACTGTCACATGTGTGATCTTTTGTTCTTATGCAGATAAGTAATAAAATGAGATCTATTTTCATTGTACGGTCAAATGTTAGGTGtgaatttaatttcttcttgaaGAGGAAAGTACTAACTTTTAGGGCCTCTTTAAATGCATCTTTTACATTCtctattatttattgttttgtaagTACTAGGCTACTCTATAAGTACAACGAAACACGCCATTGCAGGTGCATGTCCGTATTGTTACGGCGATTTCgacaagagaacaaaaacaatgatgCCATTGCCAAATTATAAACACTCATCTATCAGTATtacttcttttaaaatcttaccACCATTCACCAAAAACCAATTATCAccatttaccaaaaatatgatttgcGTGTGgtgttcaaaattttaatttttttggttatatatatatttttttaaaaacgttaTTTCTTTTCTCATGAATTGCATTTTGACCACAACCAAAATAGGACGGTTCTGGTGcgatttttttccaaaatgcATCAAATAAACGATAAATCATACGGATtaatttaatcaattaatACAATTCTATCAATTGAATATTTTAAGCTCTAGAATATATTCTAATCAAATTCCGCATGTTTTTTATGTGCCATATTAACCACACTTTTTTCGGTTTGTTGTtccatttgtttgttttgttctacTCTGACACAGTTGTTTAATCCAATagtacataaaaaaaaaaacataaaaaaaaggtagCCATGTGAAAAATCCATAAATGCCCTTATTCATCGTTTTCTTATTCCGAAACCGCTTTTGtaagtttcagttttgtaagaaaaccaaaaacaaaataaattattttttcttcttagaaGGAACAGAGAAATGGTTTCGGACTCGGACCTCGTGACCCAGCTCCGGGAAATTCTCCGTAGCTCCGACCTAGAAACTACGACTCCGGCGAGCGTTCGCCGTCAGCTGGAGGTGTATTTCGGCGTCGAATTAACCGATAAGAAAGCTTTCGTCAGGGAACAAATCGATGCTTTTCTTGAAAGCGATGCTTTGTTAGAAAGCAAACccgagcaagaagaagaagactgtaATGGCGATCAAAACGATGAAGAGGGAAGTGAAAACGATGATGATAAGACCGAACTGTAAGCTTATCTCTTCCTTTTGGAACTGACTGTTTtgttataattcaaattttggaaCTGACTGTATTCTTGGTGATTTTGGAAAAATGGTTTCTTTATCTGGCAATGGTTAGCCAACTAAAGTTATTTGTTTGATACTTTTTGTGTATGGATATAGCTATATATTTTAATGGTGATCGAATCAATCAAAGGTTGGGGACTTTTAGTTTCTTTGGGATTGTTTGTGTACTGTTTCTTGTGATTGGCTTTAGATGAAAGAAGTCAAATTTGTGattatgttgtgtttttgtatgtAACAGACCGGTAAAGGCTAAGAAACGTGGAGGTGGGTTTAACAAAATATGTCAGCTTTCACCACAACTAGAGAAGTTTTTAGGAACTTCTCAATTGGCTCGAACAGAGGTAgtgtttttcatttctttgtaattttgttttccctttGATAGTTTTGTGTGGAGAAATGCTTATGATGACATTTGCATATATAACAGGTTGTGAAGAAAATGTGGGCGTATATCCGAGAGCACGATTTGCAAGATCCAACGAATAGGCGGAATATATTATGCGACGAGTCGCTTCATTCGTTATTTCGTGTAAAGACAATTAATATGTTTCAAATGAACAAGGCATTGGCAAAGCATATTTGGGCGCTAAATGATGGAGATGGTATGTTCCTTGTTAATTTTACTAGATTTAGGTGGTGGCATCTCGATGAGTTTAAGGTGTTTATAGTTCTTGTGAATGGTTTATCTTTATAGGGTGTTTTAAGAATGTGAAAGAggaagatgttgatgagacATCAGGGGAAAGAGACGAGAAAGATGTAAAAATCGAAGAAGCGTTAGAGAATAACGAAGAAgagagtagagaagaagaagatcgtaGTGTCCGAAAACGCAAACgcaagaaaagaaagttagttgtttctttctcttaatttCGTGTGTTTTGTATGGTTATATACTAAAGGTCAAGAGAAACTAAGCCCTGTCTAACGAATTAGACCAGCCAAGTCCGAGGAGAAACCGAAGAAAAAAGGAGGTGGTTTTACCAAAGTTTGCAGTCTTTCACCAGAACTTCAGGCTTTTACTGGAACGCCTCAGTTAGCTAGAACAGAGGTACACATAACTGACATTTAGTgaatatattacaaaacttCTAGATGTGTTATATTATATGCTTAAATGCTTAATGAATGGTTTTTAGGTTGTGAAAATGCTTTGGAAATACATAAAGGAGAACAATTTGCAAGATCCATCTGATAAACGCACAATAATATGCGACGAATCATTGCGGTCTCTGTTCCCTGTGGAGTCTATCAATATGTTTCAAATGAACAAACAACTAGCCAAACACATTTGGCCTCTAGTACAGGAGGATGAAGGTATTTGATGATTGAAAGGTGTTATCATTTTTCCTGAAGTATTcatctctatctttttttatgagtacattaatttttgtactgtctttttttttccagcaGGAACAACTAATGATCCAGAGAAGGGAaagcagaaaatgaaaatggagaCAGACGAAGGTACAgacatacatttttttaatctattcaTGTTACTTAGTCAAGGTGAATATAAAATCATCCACCTTCTTAAACTATATAGATAATGATGaatcaaatgaagaaaaggCTACTTCATCAAGAATCAAAACTGAAGAATGATTCGAGTGAGAAGCTGAAACTGAAGAACTCTTTGAAGTTGTTCTTTTTCCTGAGGCGACTCAGGAATCGGTCTCAAAGCTTTCTAACTAACCACTTCATCAAGACTGAACAATGATTCTGTCATTCGAAGGGGCCAATTTTGGTAAGTATTTCATATACTCGAGAGTCGAGCCCCAGATTTAACTGATGTTTAAGTAAGCATTTTGTTCACTCTTGGTATAGAACTATATATAGTGACAAAACTGGACCTGACCACAGCTAGTTTGAACTTTTGACTAATCAGACTTTAAACTTAATGCACTGTAGAAAAAGTGATGTGACAATATGTTTCAACTTTGCTAACAAAATTTGCCTAAATAGTTGCTAAAACGTTTCAACTTATCTACCAAAATTTCAGAAATAGCACAATGATGCTAATAGAGAAACAGAAGGTGGTCATGATAGGTggttttttatgtgttttttcaCTCAGCACTTGAATAATTGAATTCAAAAACACTCTGACTCAGTTATCTTTACAACAAGAAGTTAACCTTCCTCTGTCTTTACAATCTTACACAGTAGAGTTTGGTCATGATCTTAAAACGCCTCAATGTATTGGTGTTTACgcaaaacatcaacaaaatttgtatCTTCCGTAAATCTTCTGAGATTCATGcatatatttcattaaatcTGTCTTGAGGACCAAGTATGGAACTTAAAATGGTTTAACAAGcatatttcct
This sequence is a window from Arabidopsis thaliana chromosome 1 sequence. Protein-coding genes within it:
- the emb1273 gene encoding embryo defective 1273 (embryo defective 1273 (emb1273); Has 25 Blast hits to 25 proteins in 8 species: Archae - 0; Bacteria - 0; Metazoa - 0; Fungi - 0; Plants - 25; Viruses - 0; Other Eukaryotes - 0 (source: NCBI BLink).), producing the protein MAMSHLFLSSSPQSSLALRLHSTTQFTLSYSKNNKDCSFQSANEAKVSKRSLLCRAIHMESGHSGEQPKKLNFDNLLRRTKHVWDNSPQPVKEFPWNRAFGNFIQLVLDLAISVVKFLFVPILAVSSISEMSYCAHERKLALVPFPLVIGMVVAGVLQETALKISPRLKEAEVPWHLIAMMMFFTLIKLPGPYYPYWGRLLVPHFANGVLLRALWSMFFWYKKTRNTSGNPLQNHSLETE
- the emb1273 gene encoding embryo defective 1273 produces the protein MESGHSGEQPKKLNFDNLLRRTKHVWDNSPQPVKEFPWNRAFGNFIQLVLDLAISVVKFLFVPILAVSSISEMSYCAHERKLALVPFPLVIGMVVAGVLQETALKISPRLKEAEVPWHLIAMMMFFTLIKLPGPYYPYWGRLLVPHFANGVLLRALWSMFFWYKKTRNTSGNPLQNHSLETE
- a CDS encoding SWIB complex BAF60b domain-containing protein (SWIB complex BAF60b domain-containing protein; CONTAINS InterPro DOMAIN/s: SWIB/MDM2 domain (InterPro:IPR003121), SWIB domain (InterPro:IPR019835), DEK, C-terminal (InterPro:IPR014876); BEST Arabidopsis thaliana protein match is: SWIB complex BAF60b domain-containing protein (TAIR:AT3G19080.1); Has 3197 Blast hits to 1975 proteins in 305 species: Archae - 0; Bacteria - 439; Metazoa - 696; Fungi - 468; Plants - 732; Viruses - 19; Other Eukaryotes - 843 (source: NCBI BLink).) produces the protein MVSDSDLVTQLREILRSSDLETTTPASVRRQLEVYFGVELTDKKAFVREQIDAFLESDALLESKPEQEEEDCNGDQNDEEGSENDDDKTELPVKAKKRGGGFNKICQLSPQLEKFLGTSQLARTEVVKKMWAYIREHDLQDPTNRRNILCDESLHSLFRVKTINMFQMNKALAKHIWALNDGDGCFKNVKEEDVDETSGERDEKDVKIEEALENNEEESREEEDRSVRKRKRKKRKPAKSEEKPKKKGGGFTKVCSLSPELQAFTGTPQLARTEVVKMLWKYIKENNLQDPSDKRTIICDESLRSLFPVESINMFQMNKQLAKHIWPLVQEDEAGTTNDPEKGKQKMKMETDEDNDESNEEKATSSRIKTEE